Proteins encoded by one window of Candidatus Saccharibacteria bacterium:
- a CDS encoding DNA primase, translated as MSRAVEQVKERIDLVEYISRYLSLKRSGTNYKGLSPFNQEKTPSFVVTPDKGIWYDFSAGFGGDIFDFVMKLEGMDFYQALKYLADLTGVELEPRPEDKKNQVDKRLLYQLNDLAKNFYQHRLLKSPEALEYLKGRGFKRQAIIDFGIGYAPASGQELYTFLINKGYQEHNLVLAGLVGRGQRGAYDFFRDRITLPINDFQGRVIGFSARLLKPKEGVGKYINTANSPIYQKSEAVYGITQARENIRSNDQVIVVEGNLDVISLNQAGVKYVVAGSGTAVGRGQIKILARYSSNITLCFDGDRAGRQATDKLIKAIFDLDLNLKLIFMPAGQDPDSLITEGLEAWQKVADQVVSLSDYLLINKAKDFDLTRVRSRLEYLREIFSFLVYSKSQAEIESYIEALAKRTRLPRASIRQDFNQYRVSNRSTEANSSGSVVIPEIPKTNALEEDLLAFILVYPEIYQDFRSLDYSKLLIDQDRFEQIITQDLSKADKSVNLLVLKAQERFANLPMQDAFSQYQSIVAKLRDQWYDWELAEIRSQLNQAELGGDQPTSRNLIENYQKLLKERNERRKSRA; from the coding sequence ATGAGTCGCGCTGTTGAGCAGGTCAAAGAAAGAATTGACCTAGTCGAATATATCTCACGTTATCTAAGTCTTAAGCGTTCGGGTACTAACTACAAAGGTCTTTCACCTTTCAATCAAGAAAAAACTCCGAGCTTTGTAGTTACTCCAGATAAAGGTATCTGGTATGATTTTTCGGCTGGTTTTGGGGGTGATATTTTTGATTTTGTAATGAAGCTTGAGGGGATGGATTTCTATCAAGCCTTGAAGTATTTGGCAGATTTGACAGGAGTGGAGCTAGAGCCTAGACCAGAGGACAAAAAGAATCAGGTTGATAAGAGGTTGCTCTACCAGCTTAATGATTTAGCAAAGAATTTCTATCAACATCGTTTGCTCAAGAGCCCAGAAGCTTTGGAATATCTTAAGGGACGGGGTTTTAAGCGACAGGCAATAATTGATTTTGGGATTGGTTACGCTCCGGCAAGCGGTCAAGAGCTATATACTTTTTTGATCAACAAGGGTTATCAGGAACATAACCTTGTTCTAGCAGGATTAGTTGGTAGGGGTCAGAGGGGAGCCTATGATTTTTTTCGAGATCGGATCACATTGCCGATTAATGATTTTCAGGGGCGTGTGATTGGCTTTTCTGCCCGTTTATTGAAGCCCAAAGAGGGTGTTGGTAAATATATCAATACTGCCAATAGTCCTATCTATCAAAAATCTGAAGCTGTTTATGGAATTACCCAAGCTAGAGAGAATATCAGGAGCAATGATCAGGTGATAGTTGTCGAGGGCAATCTAGATGTAATTAGTCTAAATCAAGCTGGAGTTAAGTACGTAGTGGCTGGATCTGGGACAGCAGTTGGCCGAGGTCAGATTAAAATCCTGGCTCGTTATAGCTCAAATATTACCCTGTGCTTTGATGGAGATCGAGCTGGTAGACAAGCAACAGACAAATTAATCAAGGCAATTTTTGATCTGGATCTCAATCTCAAGTTGATTTTTATGCCTGCTGGTCAGGATCCAGACTCTTTAATTACCGAGGGATTGGAAGCTTGGCAAAAAGTGGCAGACCAAGTAGTGAGTTTGAGTGATTACCTTTTGATTAACAAGGCAAAAGATTTTGATCTGACTAGGGTTAGATCAAGACTCGAGTATCTTAGGGAGATATTTAGTTTCCTAGTTTATAGCAAGAGTCAGGCTGAAATTGAAAGTTATATTGAAGCCCTAGCTAAACGAACTCGACTCCCTAGGGCAAGCATTAGACAAGACTTTAATCAGTATCGAGTAAGTAATAGGTCTACTGAGGCTAATTCATCTGGGTCGGTTGTAATACCAGAAATCCCAAAGACCAATGCACTTGAAGAGGATTTATTGGCATTTATTTTAGTTTATCCTGAAATTTATCAAGACTTTCGTTCACTTGATTACTCAAAATTGTTGATAGATCAGGATCGGTTTGAGCAAATTATTACTCAGGATTTGTCAAAGGCTGATAAAAGTGTTAATCTACTAGTATTGAAAGCGCAGGAGCGATTTGCTAACCTGCCTATGCAAGACGCATTTAGTCAATATCAAAGTATAGTAGCAAAACTCAGAGATCAATGGTATGATTGGGAGTTAGCTGAAATAAGAAGCCAGCTAAATCAAGCTGAACTTGGGGGAGATCAGCCTACTAGTAGAAATTTGATTGAAAATTATCAAAAATTGTTAAAGGAGAGAAATGAGCGAAGAAAATCTAGAGCTTGA
- the rpoD gene encoding RNA polymerase sigma factor RpoD yields the protein MSEENLELDQIVDALVKIYKKNGTVNYQDIIKVVPNVEDDIELIDQIYANLLEKGIEVRGKSEDEQAADFGDDNVRAGGYLTEEDFRDISDDSIRMYLREIGKIPLIDSDKEVELAKRIEDGDSRAKSELAEANMRLVVSIAKRYVGRGLDLLDLIQEGNIGLLRAVEKFDHTRGFKFSTYATWWIRQAITRAIADQARTIRIPVHMVETINKLVRTQRRMTQELGREPTNKELGRAMDMDPKKVAHIFKIAQETASLDSTIGDDKDSTLGDFIEDGDTLKPEEATSAQLLKEQLHSALEKVVSDRERLILRMRFGLEDGRSHTLEEVGKYFGVTRERIRQIEAKALARLRNNRDTSRLKEHL from the coding sequence ATGAGCGAAGAAAATCTAGAGCTTGACCAGATTGTTGATGCCTTGGTCAAGATCTATAAAAAAAATGGAACAGTTAATTACCAAGATATTATTAAGGTAGTACCTAATGTTGAAGATGATATTGAACTAATAGATCAGATCTATGCTAACTTACTTGAAAAAGGCATTGAGGTACGAGGTAAAAGTGAGGATGAGCAAGCAGCTGATTTTGGTGATGATAATGTTCGGGCAGGTGGTTATCTAACCGAAGAAGATTTTAGAGATATTTCTGATGATTCTATCAGGATGTATCTTAGGGAAATTGGTAAGATCCCATTAATTGATTCGGATAAAGAGGTCGAATTGGCTAAGCGGATCGAAGATGGGGATAGTCGTGCTAAATCTGAGCTGGCCGAAGCAAATATGCGACTTGTTGTCAGTATTGCCAAACGTTATGTCGGTAGAGGCCTAGATTTATTAGATTTGATTCAAGAAGGTAATATTGGGCTACTCAGGGCTGTTGAAAAGTTTGATCACACTAGGGGTTTTAAGTTTTCTACTTACGCTACATGGTGGATTCGTCAAGCGATTACTAGAGCTATTGCCGATCAGGCTAGAACCATTAGAATTCCAGTTCATATGGTAGAGACTATCAATAAGCTAGTTAGAACCCAGAGAAGAATGACCCAAGAACTAGGTCGTGAACCTACCAATAAGGAGCTTGGTAGAGCAATGGATATGGATCCGAAGAAAGTCGCTCATATCTTCAAGATTGCTCAAGAGACTGCATCGCTGGACTCAACAATTGGGGATGATAAGGATTCGACACTTGGAGACTTTATCGAAGATGGTGATACTCTCAAGCCAGAGGAAGCTACTTCTGCCCAGCTTCTTAAGGAACAGCTACATAGTGCTCTTGAGAAAGTGGTATCAGATCGAGAAAGGTTGATATTGAGAATGAGATTTGGTCTCGAAGATGGTAGAAGTCATACCCTGGAGGAGGTGGGCAAGTATTTTGGTGTGACCAGGGAGAGGATTCGCCAGATAGAAGCCAAGGCGCTTGCTCGATTGCGTAACAATCGAGACACTAGTAGGCTTAAAGAGCATCTCTAA
- the lexA gene encoding transcriptional repressor LexA: MKVALTKKQRKVLDFINKFIEKNGYSPSFREIGRGLKLSSVATVAQHIRALEKKGMISKDNNAARSILPVEDDQLLESGIFLPIMGSIAAGTPIAAVADGSETLEVPSFMISGNNNYVLRVKGQSMIEDGIFDGDYVVIKENQAPRDGEVVVALIDGGEVTLKRIYHETNRIRLQPANSSMEPIYVDKKTSLDIQGVVVGVIRKY; encoded by the coding sequence ATGAAAGTAGCACTAACCAAAAAACAGCGTAAAGTCTTGGATTTTATCAATAAGTTTATCGAGAAAAATGGCTACTCACCATCTTTCCGTGAGATAGGCAGAGGCCTGAAGCTTAGCTCTGTAGCTACGGTTGCTCAACATATCAGAGCACTCGAAAAGAAGGGGATGATCAGCAAAGACAACAATGCAGCTAGGTCAATATTGCCAGTCGAGGATGATCAATTATTGGAGAGTGGAATCTTTTTGCCTATCATGGGGAGCATTGCTGCTGGTACACCGATAGCTGCTGTGGCTGATGGGAGCGAGACACTCGAAGTACCATCATTTATGATTAGTGGCAATAATAATTATGTTCTGAGGGTCAAGGGTCAGAGTATGATTGAAGATGGGATATTTGACGGAGACTATGTGGTGATCAAGGAGAATCAAGCTCCTAGAGATGGTGAAGTAGTAGTGGCCCTGATTGATGGTGGGGAAGTCACCCTCAAGAGGATTTACCATGAGACCAATAGGATTAGGCTTCAACCAGCCAATAGTAGCATGGAGCCAATCTATGTTGACAAGAAGACTAGCCTAGATATCCAGGGCGTAGTAGTAGGTGTGATTCGAAAGTATTAG
- a CDS encoding glycosyltransferase family 4 protein, with the protein MKILIDGRMIKGTGIGRYIDQLVRELVDQDKNNKYLLLVLEKDKDSIDIEADNLELVVCDISWYSLGEQSELLRVITTFRPDLVHFANFNFPVRYKGRFVMTIHDLTLWRYRNTKSGLKRFIDPLRSQVMRWMVKRGAKRAEKIFCPSEFVKSDLVETLGIDPDKIVVTKLAGFGKKVAKTDIRVDLRQYGINRPYLLYVGNLYLNKNIERLIVVLARLVIEAKLDIQLVLVGKKTIYHQRLEQIVLEAELHERVIFTDYLDDQTLLGVYKQALCYTFPSLSEGFGLPILEAMNQDLPVVCSSTTSVGEIGGYAVESFNPTDIDDMYQKILSVLESPDRREELILLGRKRVKQFSWQDTASKTLEVYRQVLEVASSD; encoded by the coding sequence ATGAAGATACTGATTGATGGGCGGATGATCAAGGGAACTGGAATAGGACGATATATTGATCAATTAGTTAGGGAATTGGTTGATCAGGATAAGAACAATAAGTATCTTTTACTAGTGCTAGAGAAAGATAAGGACTCGATTGATATTGAAGCAGACAATCTTGAGCTAGTGGTTTGTGATATTAGTTGGTATAGCTTAGGTGAGCAAAGCGAATTATTAAGAGTTATCACTACCTTTAGGCCTGATTTGGTACATTTTGCAAACTTTAATTTTCCAGTCAGATATAAGGGTAGATTTGTGATGACTATCCATGATTTGACACTTTGGCGTTATCGCAATACCAAATCTGGTCTCAAGCGCTTCATTGATCCCTTGAGATCACAGGTAATGCGTTGGATGGTTAAGCGTGGTGCGAAGAGGGCTGAAAAAATATTTTGTCCAAGTGAGTTTGTTAAATCAGATCTAGTAGAGACACTTGGTATTGATCCGGATAAGATAGTAGTGACCAAGCTGGCTGGCTTTGGCAAAAAAGTTGCAAAAACAGATATCAGAGTGGATCTAAGGCAGTATGGGATCAATCGTCCATATTTATTGTATGTTGGAAATCTATACCTTAATAAGAATATTGAAAGACTAATAGTAGTCTTGGCCCGTCTTGTGATTGAAGCCAAGCTAGATATTCAATTGGTCTTGGTTGGCAAAAAGACAATCTATCATCAAAGGTTGGAGCAGATTGTCTTGGAGGCTGAGCTACATGAGAGAGTGATTTTTACAGATTACTTAGATGATCAAACTCTCTTGGGGGTCTATAAACAGGCCCTATGCTACACCTTTCCATCTTTGTCGGAAGGTTTTGGCTTGCCAATTTTGGAGGCTATGAATCAGGATTTGCCAGTTGTCTGTTCGTCGACGACTTCGGTCGGAGAAATAGGAGGCTATGCTGTAGAAAGTTTTAACCCAACAGATATTGATGATATGTATCAAAAGATTCTATCGGTATTAGAGTCTCCAGATCGTCGAGAGGAGTTAATTTTGCTTGGACGCAAACGTGTCAAACAGTTCTCTTGGCAAGATACTGCAAGTAAGACCCTGGAGGTTTATAGGCAAGTCTTAGAAGTTGCCAGTAGTGATTAA
- a CDS encoding DUF1761 domain-containing protein, with translation MDVEINYLAVLLASIVQFVIGAIWYMPIFGNLWGKIHGFEKLEKTVQKEMQNNMMPMLVVQFVLNFILATVLAHFIDQVDQSWYKIAIWVWSGFVVTTQASSVIFGATPKKWQLKKVLVMAGASLVEILAAAWIISLFLG, from the coding sequence GTGGATGTAGAGATCAATTATTTAGCAGTTTTGCTAGCCAGTATAGTTCAGTTTGTGATTGGAGCTATCTGGTATATGCCGATTTTTGGTAATTTGTGGGGTAAGATTCACGGATTTGAAAAATTAGAAAAGACAGTTCAGAAGGAAATGCAAAATAATATGATGCCAATGTTGGTTGTCCAATTTGTTTTAAATTTTATCCTGGCTACCGTTTTAGCACACTTCATTGACCAGGTTGATCAGAGCTGGTACAAGATTGCAATCTGGGTTTGGTCTGGGTTTGTAGTTACCACTCAAGCCTCCTCAGTAATTTTTGGGGCAACTCCAAAAAAGTGGCAACTCAAGAAAGTACTAGTGATGGCCGGTGCTTCACTAGTTGAGATCTTGGCTGCTGCTTGGATTATTAGTCTGTTCTTAGGGTAG